A genome region from Christensenella minuta includes the following:
- a CDS encoding substrate-binding domain-containing protein, translated as MDRRKRFLTMLVCFVLAAFMLTACAGGGAPAATESVAAGQGAETETPAATDTAEAGTESSPAILTSADVGDVSGIEGWDGPVESQVMTAGEDGDQFGTAESTVVVGKGPKGEVSTPWTEIALTDEEKEQIRSGNYKAAICFHYTTDDWYVMQRKGIEETFADLGIEVVAVTDAGFSAEQQVSDIENVLELNPDIIISIPVDETSTAVAYQKAADAGVKLVFMDNCPSNMTAGKDYVSIVAADRYGCGMICADLMARELNYEGTVGVIYYDADFFVTTRDCAGFVDRMKLKYPNIEIVTEMGFADATLSGEVADAMLAQYPDIDGIFGSWDVPAEYIASSASAVGRDDLVVNCVGLGTTTASMTAGDGIINTISTQRPYDQGCTEALLACYGLLGKDAPEYVTVPALGVTKEGSENSASLKDAYQLFYQIDTLPDWLQQLM; from the coding sequence ATGGACAGAAGGAAAAGATTTTTGACAATGTTGGTATGCTTTGTGCTCGCCGCCTTTATGCTTACCGCATGCGCCGGGGGCGGTGCGCCCGCCGCAACGGAAAGTGTCGCCGCCGGGCAGGGCGCGGAGACAGAAACGCCCGCCGCGACGGATACGGCGGAAGCCGGGACCGAAAGCTCGCCGGCGATCCTCACTTCGGCAGACGTAGGCGACGTTTCCGGAATTGAAGGCTGGGACGGTCCCGTAGAAAGCCAGGTTATGACGGCCGGAGAAGACGGCGACCAGTTTGGCACGGCGGAGTCGACGGTCGTCGTCGGGAAAGGGCCGAAAGGCGAGGTCTCAACCCCCTGGACGGAAATAGCGCTGACGGATGAGGAAAAGGAGCAAATCAGGAGCGGAAACTATAAAGCGGCGATCTGCTTCCACTATACGACGGACGACTGGTACGTAATGCAGCGCAAGGGAATCGAGGAAACGTTTGCAGACCTCGGCATAGAGGTTGTGGCCGTAACGGACGCCGGTTTCTCCGCGGAACAGCAGGTATCGGATATTGAAAACGTCCTCGAGCTCAATCCGGATATTATCATCAGTATCCCCGTCGATGAAACGTCTACGGCCGTCGCATACCAGAAGGCCGCCGACGCGGGGGTGAAGCTGGTGTTTATGGACAACTGCCCGAGCAATATGACGGCCGGGAAGGATTATGTCTCCATCGTGGCCGCCGACCGGTATGGCTGCGGGATGATCTGCGCCGACCTGATGGCCAGGGAGCTTAATTACGAGGGAACCGTCGGGGTGATCTATTACGACGCGGATTTCTTTGTAACGACACGCGATTGCGCCGGGTTTGTAGACCGGATGAAGCTGAAATATCCCAATATTGAAATCGTTACGGAGATGGGCTTTGCGGATGCGACGCTCTCCGGCGAGGTAGCGGACGCAATGCTCGCGCAATATCCGGATATCGACGGTATCTTCGGAAGCTGGGATGTCCCCGCGGAATATATCGCTTCGTCCGCGTCGGCCGTCGGCAGGGACGACCTGGTCGTAAACTGCGTGGGCCTGGGCACCACCACCGCTTCCATGACGGCCGGGGACGGCATCATTAACACGATCTCCACACAGCGGCCCTACGACCAGGGCTGCACGGAAGCGCTTCTCGCATGCTATGGCCTGCTTGGGAAGGATGCGCCCGAATACGTAACGGTTCCCGCCCTCGGCGTTACAAAAGAGGGCAGCGAAAATTCGGCGTCCCTGAAGGATGCGTATCAGCTTTTCTATCAGATCGATACCCTTCCGGATTGGCTGCAGCAACTGATGTAA
- a CDS encoding sugar ABC transporter ATP-binding protein, whose product MEVKTGMGTPLLKANHITKAFNGVTVLDNVDFSVDEGEVHALVGGNGAGKSTLMKIITGVYTHDSGTLELDGKPLWFKDYSEATKNGVRMIFQELSLVPTITVAQNIFLNHEISNRGRLLDLKKMNRKAAEILDSLGVEISPATIVGTLSVAEQQLIEIAKALSEETKILVMDEPTSSLSETEVETLFRIVRKLKEQGVAIVYISHRMNEILKIADKVTILRDGQRIITEQAEVLTVSEIIKYMLDEHAKDLKPNVNYENIRYDRCVLEIKGLTVNSWVRNIDFKVYEGEVVGFAGLMNSGRTEILEGIFGLRHTESGEILVDGRQVPLNRVDASIGAGMALVPENRREEGLVLGHSLETNMILPSLDRLRKKALLDRTKIRSLVEENVQKYNIKTDSVHKMISQLSGGNQQKVVFAKWLSTQPKLVMFDEPTIGVDIGAKTEFIDFIRGYVAGGNAAIFVSSEISELVAACDRIFILNRGKICAELSGKEIENEEVIQNEIQQYKSQKVV is encoded by the coding sequence ATGGAGGTGAAGACTGGAATGGGAACGCCCTTATTAAAAGCAAACCATATTACAAAAGCATTCAATGGAGTTACCGTGCTCGATAATGTGGATTTCTCGGTAGACGAAGGCGAGGTACACGCGCTTGTCGGCGGGAACGGAGCAGGAAAAAGCACGTTGATGAAGATTATTACAGGCGTATACACGCATGATTCGGGAACGCTGGAGCTCGATGGAAAGCCCCTTTGGTTTAAGGATTACAGCGAAGCCACAAAAAATGGCGTCAGGATGATTTTTCAGGAATTAAGCCTGGTGCCCACCATAACCGTCGCACAGAATATTTTCCTGAACCATGAAATCAGCAACAGGGGAAGGCTGCTGGACTTAAAGAAGATGAACAGGAAAGCCGCGGAAATCCTCGACAGCCTTGGCGTTGAAATCAGCCCTGCAACAATCGTCGGAACCTTAAGCGTTGCGGAACAGCAGCTCATAGAAATCGCAAAGGCGCTTTCGGAAGAAACAAAAATCCTGGTGATGGATGAACCCACCTCCTCGCTCTCGGAAACAGAGGTAGAAACGCTGTTCCGCATCGTAAGGAAGCTGAAGGAGCAGGGCGTGGCAATCGTGTATATATCGCACAGGATGAATGAAATACTGAAAATTGCGGATAAGGTAACAATCCTTCGGGATGGACAGCGCATCATCACGGAACAGGCAGAAGTGCTTACCGTTTCCGAGATCATTAAATATATGCTGGATGAACACGCAAAAGACCTGAAACCGAATGTGAATTATGAAAATATCAGGTATGACCGCTGCGTGCTCGAGATAAAAGGACTTACCGTAAATTCATGGGTGCGGAATATTGATTTCAAGGTTTATGAAGGCGAGGTCGTAGGATTTGCGGGCCTTATGAACAGCGGCAGGACGGAAATACTGGAAGGAATATTCGGCCTGCGGCATACCGAGTCCGGTGAAATCCTGGTCGATGGCAGGCAGGTCCCCCTTAACAGGGTGGATGCTTCAATCGGCGCGGGGATGGCGCTCGTTCCGGAAAACAGGCGGGAGGAAGGGCTTGTGCTCGGACATTCGCTTGAAACCAACATGATCCTGCCGTCTCTCGACCGGCTCAGGAAAAAAGCATTGCTCGACCGTACGAAAATCAGGTCGCTTGTTGAAGAAAACGTTCAAAAATACAATATAAAAACCGACAGCGTGCACAAGATGATCTCCCAGCTGTCCGGCGGAAACCAGCAAAAGGTTGTATTCGCAAAATGGCTTTCCACCCAGCCTAAACTGGTGATGTTCGACGAACCGACCATAGGGGTTGATATTGGCGCGAAAACCGAATTTATCGATTTTATCAGGGGATACGTAGCAGGGGGAAACGCGGCAATATTTGTTTCATCGGAAATATCGGAGCTGGTTGCGGCATGCGACAGGATTTTTATCCTGAACCGGGGCAAAATTTGCGCGGAGCTTTCGGGCAAGGAGATCGAGAACGAGGAGGTAATTCAAAATGAAATCCAGCAGTACAAGTCTCAAAAAGTCGTTTAA
- a CDS encoding ABC transporter permease, with protein MKSSSTSLKKSFNWNKYIVYIIFAVMFIIFSAILGTTFLSGSNVLNIIRQTATISIMAVGGVFVIGAGMIDLSVSSIVPLSSLITALILTNTGNIPLSIVGGLAVGVGVGWANGFLITFAKLPAFLATMCMMGVIKGVAMWVTNTQAVPTNNPAFNYIFGGGDVGPVPVLIFWTAAFVIVGYIVLNRTSFGVRTLAIGGNETAAKFTGIKVDRYKILIMMISGACAAVAGILYTGRMQAARYTFGDGDEMSVIAAVILGGASLSGGTGSMVGALVGAILMGMLNNALLLCGFDSSVQMILKGIIIILAIAVTNKLQKR; from the coding sequence ATGAAATCCAGCAGTACAAGTCTCAAAAAGTCGTTTAATTGGAATAAATATATTGTCTATATCATTTTTGCCGTAATGTTCATTATTTTCAGCGCGATCCTTGGGACCACCTTCCTTTCGGGAAGCAACGTCCTCAATATCATACGGCAGACGGCGACAATCAGCATTATGGCGGTGGGCGGCGTGTTCGTGATCGGCGCGGGCATGATCGACCTTTCCGTCAGCTCCATCGTGCCGCTTTCCTCGCTGATTACGGCGCTGATCCTTACAAATACGGGAAATATCCCCCTGAGCATCGTCGGCGGGCTTGCGGTCGGCGTGGGAGTCGGCTGGGCCAACGGCTTCCTGATTACGTTTGCCAAGCTACCCGCGTTTCTCGCGACAATGTGCATGATGGGCGTTATCAAGGGCGTAGCAATGTGGGTTACGAATACGCAGGCCGTACCGACCAATAACCCGGCGTTTAACTACATCTTTGGCGGCGGGGACGTAGGCCCGGTCCCGGTGCTCATTTTCTGGACGGCGGCGTTTGTGATCGTAGGCTATATTGTCCTGAACCGCACCTCGTTCGGGGTCAGGACGCTTGCAATCGGCGGGAATGAAACAGCCGCGAAATTTACCGGAATCAAGGTAGACCGCTATAAAATACTGATTATGATGATCAGCGGCGCGTGCGCCGCGGTTGCCGGCATATTATACACGGGCAGGATGCAGGCGGCCCGCTATACCTTTGGCGACGGGGACGAAATGTCGGTCATTGCGGCCGTAATCCTCGGAGGGGCAAGCCTATCGGGCGGGACCGGCTCCATGGTGGGGGCGCTTGTGGGGGCGATCCTTATGGGGATGCTCAATAACGCGCTGCTGCTTTGCGGGTTTGATTCAAGCGTGCAGATGATCCTCAAAGGGATCATCATTATCCTTGCGATTGCGGTCACAAATAAGCTCCAGAAGAGATAA
- a CDS encoding cupin domain-containing protein, protein MKEKKRMWNYREFPEDPEVTALMPGFEIQYMITGDTVEENEHHCVFGHCVFPPHSMHGRHGHTRSAEIIYVIRGQVTSGYVDENGNDVEEICTEGSSTYTPPNVTHWVNNPFEEEAEFVFVYTCAHSIPDSGYYDVKTEK, encoded by the coding sequence ATGAAAGAGAAAAAACGGATGTGGAACTACAGGGAATTTCCGGAGGACCCGGAGGTAACGGCGCTCATGCCCGGTTTTGAAATCCAGTATATGATTACGGGCGATACGGTGGAAGAAAACGAGCATCACTGCGTTTTCGGGCATTGCGTATTCCCGCCGCATTCCATGCACGGCCGCCACGGCCACACGCGCTCCGCGGAAATCATTTACGTCATCCGCGGACAAGTGACCAGCGGCTATGTGGACGAAAACGGCAACGATGTAGAGGAAATCTGTACGGAAGGCTCGTCTACCTATACGCCCCCAAATGTGACCCACTGGGTTAATAACCCGTTTGAAGAGGAAGCGGAATTTGTATTTGTCTATACTTGCGCGCACAGTATTCCCGACAGCGGGTATTATGACGTAAAGACCGAAAAATAG
- a CDS encoding zinc-binding dehydrogenase, which produces MKAVKIVGQEKIEVVETPVPEVGPNDALVRLKATALCRSDLYRYHGTTCFDDDSANTNFTPGHEPCGIVEKVGDKVTNVKPGDRVGLFMFVGCGECEYCLRGDEMLCKQFGCIGFQRDGAHADYIVLPGANCLKIPDEMSFVAASLLTDVGGGLYTACRNLDVKGGKYVVIVGAGPMGCGGVMMAKAFGGKVIIVDVDSGRLDFARGIGADYAINPKEEDVEKRVLEITHGRGADIAIECTGNEVGANTALNVVRPLGRVGIIGENSSCTFDPSAQVIHKRLTILGCWVFNKNDWGEIVDFVLENNVPIEKLATHKYGIEDAEEAYRVFDSHGAQKVVFVWDE; this is translated from the coding sequence ATGAAAGCGGTTAAAATCGTAGGACAGGAAAAAATAGAGGTTGTCGAGACTCCGGTTCCGGAAGTCGGGCCGAACGATGCGCTCGTACGCCTGAAAGCGACTGCGCTTTGCCGGAGCGACCTTTACAGGTATCACGGTACCACATGCTTTGACGACGACAGCGCAAACACGAATTTCACCCCCGGGCATGAACCGTGCGGGATCGTTGAAAAGGTCGGGGACAAGGTCACAAACGTAAAACCGGGCGACCGGGTCGGCTTGTTCATGTTTGTCGGGTGCGGGGAATGCGAATATTGCCTCCGCGGGGATGAGATGCTGTGCAAACAGTTTGGCTGCATCGGCTTCCAGCGCGACGGCGCGCACGCGGACTACATCGTGCTGCCCGGCGCAAATTGCCTGAAAATACCGGACGAAATGTCGTTTGTCGCCGCGTCGCTGCTGACGGATGTGGGCGGCGGCCTTTATACGGCGTGCCGGAACCTGGACGTCAAAGGCGGGAAATACGTCGTCATCGTGGGCGCGGGCCCCATGGGCTGCGGCGGTGTGATGATGGCCAAAGCGTTTGGCGGCAAGGTCATCATTGTGGACGTGGATTCGGGCCGGCTTGATTTTGCGCGCGGAATCGGCGCGGACTATGCCATAAATCCAAAAGAGGAAGACGTCGAAAAGCGGGTGCTGGAAATCACCCACGGACGCGGCGCGGATATCGCCATTGAATGCACGGGAAACGAGGTCGGCGCAAATACCGCCCTTAATGTTGTACGCCCGCTTGGCCGGGTGGGAATCATCGGCGAAAATTCAAGCTGCACGTTTGATCCGAGCGCGCAGGTAATCCATAAACGGCTGACGATCCTGGGATGCTGGGTGTTCAATAAGAACGATTGGGGAGAAATTGTGGATTTTGTCCTGGAAAACAATGTTCCAATCGAAAAGCTTGCCACGCACAAATATGGAATCGAAGACGCGGAGGAAGCCTACCGGGTGTTTGATTCCCACGGCGCGCAGAAGGTTGTATTTGTCTGGGACGAATAG
- a CDS encoding ANTAR domain-containing response regulator, which produces MAEDESIILNWIKSELLDMGYDVIGCATDGKTAVAEVLRLEPDMVIMDINMPEMDGISAIEKIVEARLVPVIVITGYSDPELIDRANEVGVFGYLIKPIDIHELYSTIKITQRRFEEFKNVLCNLKDVKGALEDRKYVEKAKGILMDRFGLTEEQAMKTMQKKSRNTNKKLARVAKDIIVSEQILK; this is translated from the coding sequence TTGGCAGAAGATGAAAGCATTATTTTGAATTGGATCAAGTCCGAATTGCTGGATATGGGATATGATGTAATCGGCTGCGCCACCGACGGAAAAACGGCGGTGGCGGAGGTGCTGCGCCTTGAACCCGATATGGTCATCATGGATATCAATATGCCCGAAATGGATGGAATTTCCGCCATTGAAAAAATTGTGGAAGCCCGGCTTGTCCCGGTCATTGTGATTACCGGCTATTCGGACCCGGAACTGATCGACCGTGCCAATGAAGTCGGCGTTTTCGGCTATCTGATTAAGCCGATCGATATCCACGAGCTATATTCCACCATTAAAATTACGCAGCGCAGGTTCGAGGAATTCAAAAACGTCCTTTGCAACCTAAAGGATGTGAAAGGGGCGCTCGAGGACAGGAAATATGTTGAAAAGGCAAAGGGAATCCTGATGGACCGGTTTGGGCTGACGGAAGAACAGGCAATGAAAACGATGCAGAAAAAGAGCAGGAATACCAATAAAAAGCTTGCGCGGGTGGCAAAGGACATCATTGTCTCGGAGCAGATTTTAAAATAG
- a CDS encoding histidine kinase dimerization/phosphoacceptor domain -containing protein yields the protein MEKYNFRIRNLSAVRFQKQIIDHIDFDLREGEVHTVIGTTATDVSDFVDILEGGNSNISGNIIIGEKEYDAGDIGKWTKEIDHIRHENTLYDNLSIVHNLYLISRPFFLLNKKKYVKLCQKLLDHFDIHIDAETKVDMLTHEQKNIIELLRLYLCSKSTIVLHETLDYMDYAYYLKFQQIISKMQGEGKSFLYVTSKFEDIFKLSDRISFLSKGRISGTYLAEEVKKDPTKTMCLMSGWENFMVEENQHEEIHEMIDAIFKGTEILTSSYELRDVLVFIADNLAKHIQAKHCVIYIIDEMANNIIDTINNDDIAGKKYRLKSDFVERLAKCDTNKFFFANCTHEERKNYFEEENDTKSLMGVPIIHKAKVVGLIQVSYDKYYMYTEKDLMYIATMKNEIVLAIENSRLMGRSALLQESHHRIKNNLQIIISLLYMQKNNLRKSKEAEWSDAIDTTIYRIKSIAAVHDMLSNEKMKSSIVNLRKIITEIVKLYKTPRISLVLELDDAFMPYNKAASAALVINELINNCVKHAFGSSGEGIVRVVCRDGDEEIRMSVIDNGKGADEQKLHRKGGLGISIVESIVSGDFKGKIEYRVDHGTTVDIVFPKHIIYDGGGHGK from the coding sequence ATGGAAAAATACAATTTCAGGATCAGGAACCTGTCGGCCGTCCGGTTCCAAAAACAAATTATAGACCACATTGATTTTGACCTGCGGGAAGGCGAAGTCCATACCGTAATCGGCACGACGGCAACGGATGTGTCGGATTTTGTGGATATCCTTGAAGGCGGGAACAGCAACATCAGCGGAAATATTATTATCGGGGAAAAAGAGTATGACGCGGGAGATATTGGAAAGTGGACAAAGGAAATCGACCATATCCGGCATGAAAATACGCTCTACGATAACCTTTCCATCGTCCATAATTTATATTTAATCAGCCGTCCTTTTTTCCTGCTCAATAAAAAGAAATACGTAAAGCTGTGCCAGAAGCTCCTGGACCATTTTGATATCCATATCGACGCGGAAACCAAGGTCGATATGCTTACGCACGAACAAAAAAATATTATCGAGCTGCTGCGGCTTTACCTTTGTTCCAAAAGCACGATTGTCCTGCACGAAACCTTGGATTATATGGATTATGCCTACTACCTGAAATTCCAGCAAATCATTTCCAAAATGCAGGGAGAGGGAAAGAGCTTTTTATATGTCACGTCCAAATTCGAGGATATATTCAAGCTTTCCGACCGGATATCCTTCCTTTCGAAAGGAAGGATATCCGGCACCTATCTTGCGGAGGAAGTGAAAAAAGACCCGACAAAAACCATGTGCCTGATGTCCGGATGGGAAAATTTCATGGTGGAGGAAAACCAGCACGAGGAAATCCATGAAATGATCGATGCAATTTTCAAAGGAACGGAGATTCTCACCTCGAGCTATGAATTGCGGGACGTACTCGTATTTATCGCGGATAACCTTGCAAAGCATATACAGGCGAAGCACTGCGTCATTTACATTATAGACGAGATGGCGAATAATATTATCGATACGATCAACAACGACGATATCGCCGGAAAGAAATACCGCCTGAAATCGGATTTTGTCGAGCGGCTGGCAAAATGCGATACAAACAAGTTCTTTTTTGCCAATTGTACGCATGAGGAAAGAAAAAATTACTTTGAAGAGGAAAACGATACGAAGTCGCTGATGGGCGTGCCCATTATCCATAAGGCAAAAGTTGTCGGGCTGATACAGGTCTCCTACGATAAGTATTATATGTATACGGAAAAAGACCTGATGTATATTGCGACCATGAAAAACGAAATTGTGCTGGCAATCGAAAACTCAAGGCTGATGGGAAGGTCCGCGCTGCTCCAGGAAAGCCACCACCGCATCAAAAATAATCTCCAGATTATTATCAGCCTGCTTTACATGCAGAAGAACAACCTCCGCAAAAGCAAGGAGGCGGAATGGAGCGACGCCATCGATACAACGATTTACCGCATCAAGAGCATTGCCGCGGTCCACGATATGTTGTCCAATGAAAAAATGAAGAGCAGCATCGTCAACCTGCGGAAAATCATTACAGAGATTGTCAAATTATATAAAACGCCGAGAATCAGCCTTGTACTGGAACTGGACGACGCCTTCATGCCTTATAACAAAGCGGCTTCCGCCGCGCTTGTGATTAACGAGCTGATTAACAATTGTGTCAAACATGCGTTTGGTTCCAGCGGGGAAGGAATCGTCAGGGTAGTGTGCCGGGACGGGGATGAGGAAATCCGGATGTCGGTTATTGACAACGGAAAAGGCGCCGACGAACAGAAGCTGCACCGAAAAGGAGGGCTTGGGATATCGATTGTGGAATCGATCGTCTCCGGGGATTTCAAAGGAAAAATCGAATACCGTGTCGACCACGGCACCACCGTAGATATTGTTTTCCCCAAGCATATTATTTATGACGGGGGCGGCCACGGCAAATAA
- a CDS encoding potassium channel family protein yields MKKQYVVIGLGRFGTSVAKTLVDQGADVLVIDSSEEKVDQAINFATHAVQADATDEQALKSLGIRNFDVACVCLGEIQSSIMAALICKEQGIDLVLVKAQSEVHAKVLYKMGVDKVVFPERDMGIRVAHNLISSNILDFIELSDDYGIAEIEALPVWVGKTLIDLDFRKKYGVNIIAIKGPENAINVSPLPGDVIADGDVLVVIGEEESISRLEQRGEKQR; encoded by the coding sequence ATGAAAAAACAATATGTGGTAATCGGGCTCGGGCGGTTTGGCACGAGCGTCGCAAAGACACTCGTAGACCAGGGCGCGGATGTGCTGGTGATCGACTCAAGCGAGGAAAAAGTGGATCAGGCGATTAATTTCGCGACGCATGCCGTGCAGGCGGACGCGACGGACGAGCAGGCGCTGAAATCCCTCGGCATCCGCAACTTCGACGTGGCCTGCGTTTGCCTCGGCGAGATCCAATCGAGCATCATGGCGGCGCTTATTTGCAAGGAGCAGGGAATCGACCTTGTGCTGGTGAAAGCGCAGAGCGAGGTGCACGCGAAGGTGCTGTACAAGATGGGCGTAGATAAGGTGGTATTCCCCGAGCGGGATATGGGCATCCGCGTGGCGCACAACCTGATCTCTTCCAATATCCTTGACTTCATTGAGCTTTCGGACGATTATGGGATCGCCGAAATCGAGGCGCTGCCCGTATGGGTGGGGAAAACGCTGATCGATCTTGATTTCCGCAAAAAATACGGCGTAAACATCATTGCCATTAAGGGCCCTGAAAACGCCATCAATGTGAGCCCGCTGCCCGGCGATGTAATCGCGGACGGCGACGTCCTGGTGGTGATCGGGGAAGAGGAAAGCATCAGCAGGCTCGAGCAGCGCGGCGAAAAGCAGCGTTGA
- a CDS encoding TrkH family potassium uptake protein — translation MIVIGTILLCLPAASSTGESVGFLSAFFSATSAVCVTGLSVLEIGTAFSLFGQMVMLILIQLGGIGFMTATSMVYMLIGRRITLKDRIVIKDSLGETHLQGVVRMTRSVLIVTAAAEAAGILLLSLRFIPEYGAARGFYYSVFHSISSFCNAGFDVFGLGNSLVSYAYDPLVTITIMSLITVGGLGFFVVVELYRKTLLGHKYHLKLHTKIVLITSGVLVLAGFLFFLAFEWNNPRTLGAEGLSTGDKVLGAMFQSVTPRTAGYATIPQGDLMPASKIATTALMFIGASPSGTGGGIKTTTAVMLLFLVATIVTGKKDTVVMKRRMSKDVMMRAITIATIAFVFVGFITMLLCIVEQSHLAASDLLFETVSAFATVGLSTGITHALSPMSQILIIITMFAGRVGVFTVSMAVAKRMSKQDVSNIRYPEERVMIG, via the coding sequence ATGATAGTCATAGGCACCATCCTTTTGTGCCTGCCGGCAGCTTCTTCCACGGGAGAATCGGTAGGCTTTTTGTCTGCATTTTTTTCGGCTACATCCGCCGTATGCGTCACCGGGCTTTCGGTGCTTGAGATCGGCACGGCGTTTTCCCTGTTTGGGCAGATGGTCATGCTCATCCTGATCCAGCTCGGCGGGATTGGCTTTATGACGGCGACCTCTATGGTATATATGCTGATTGGGCGGCGCATTACGCTAAAGGACCGGATCGTCATCAAGGATTCCCTGGGCGAGACCCATTTGCAGGGCGTCGTGCGGATGACGCGCAGCGTGCTGATTGTGACGGCGGCAGCCGAGGCCGCGGGCATCCTGCTCCTCTCCCTTCGCTTCATCCCGGAATACGGGGCCGCGCGCGGCTTTTACTACAGTGTTTTCCATTCGATCTCATCCTTCTGTAATGCGGGATTCGACGTGTTCGGGCTTGGGAACAGCCTCGTCTCTTATGCATACGACCCGCTCGTTACCATCACAATTATGTCGCTCATTACCGTCGGCGGGCTGGGGTTTTTTGTGGTGGTGGAGCTTTACCGCAAAACACTTCTCGGGCACAAATACCACCTGAAGCTGCATACGAAAATCGTTTTGATTACCTCCGGTGTGCTGGTGCTGGCGGGATTTTTGTTTTTTCTGGCCTTCGAGTGGAATAATCCCCGCACGCTCGGCGCGGAAGGGCTTTCCACCGGCGACAAGGTGCTGGGTGCGATGTTCCAATCCGTAACGCCGCGTACTGCGGGCTATGCGACCATCCCCCAGGGGGACCTGATGCCCGCATCCAAGATTGCGACGACGGCGCTCATGTTCATCGGCGCGTCCCCATCGGGTACCGGCGGCGGTATCAAGACTACGACCGCAGTGATGCTGCTTTTCCTGGTGGCGACCATCGTGACCGGCAAGAAGGACACCGTTGTAATGAAGCGCCGCATGAGTAAGGACGTAATGATGCGCGCCATTACCATCGCCACCATTGCGTTTGTATTCGTCGGCTTTATTACGATGCTGCTTTGCATTGTCGAACAGTCGCATCTCGCGGCGTCCGACCTTTTGTTCGAGACGGTCTCGGCCTTCGCGACGGTCGGGCTTTCCACAGGAATTACGCACGCGCTTTCCCCCATGAGCCAGATACTGATTATCATTACGATGTTTGCGGGCAGAGTGGGCGTGTTTACCGTATCTATGGCAGTGGCCAAACGCATGAGCAAACAGGACGTAAGCAATATACGTTATCCCGAAGAGCGGGTAATGATCGGATAA